Proteins encoded together in one Gemmatimonadota bacterium window:
- the recO gene encoding DNA repair protein RecO, with translation MPLISADALILQAFPYGETSKILRLLTGSHGVRSAIAKGALRPRSRFGGILEPFTDGIATLYLKESRELQTLSSFELARNRQTLGQDLLRFGGASLVAELVLRTASEEPDALLFEQVRRALDRLESCQPVELESRILAEVWALVGRLGFAPALETCGECGRRVPAAEDVHLDFDAGGLRCTGCADTGGGARLPARARLDLLRLCAGEAVVLRRTDGHWMVLSRFLAQHVLHGGVLHSLDFLADAVRRGACAG, from the coding sequence ATGCCCCTCATCAGTGCGGACGCGCTCATCCTGCAGGCCTTTCCCTACGGCGAAACCAGTAAGATCCTGCGACTGCTGACCGGAAGCCACGGCGTCCGCTCGGCCATCGCCAAGGGGGCGCTTCGGCCGCGCAGCCGCTTCGGCGGCATCCTCGAGCCCTTCACTGACGGCATCGCCACGCTCTACCTCAAGGAGTCCCGAGAGCTGCAGACTCTGAGTAGCTTCGAGCTGGCGCGCAACCGCCAAACCCTGGGCCAGGACCTGCTCCGATTCGGCGGCGCTTCACTAGTTGCCGAGCTCGTGCTTCGCACGGCCAGTGAGGAGCCGGACGCGCTTCTCTTCGAGCAGGTGCGGCGCGCGCTGGACCGCCTGGAAAGCTGCCAGCCGGTCGAACTCGAGAGCAGGATCCTGGCGGAAGTTTGGGCGCTCGTCGGACGCCTCGGCTTTGCGCCGGCTCTGGAGACGTGCGGCGAGTGCGGGCGAAGAGTTCCAGCGGCGGAGGACGTCCACCTGGACTTTGACGCCGGCGGCCTCCGCTGCACCGGTTGCGCGGACACCGGCGGCGGCGCCCGCTTGCCCGCACGGGCGCGCCTGGACCTCCTCCGGCTATGCGCCGGCGAGGCCGTGGTACTGCGGCGCACGGACGGACACTGGATGGTGCTGTCCCGATTCCTGGCCCAACACGTGCTCCACGGCGGGGTGCTGCACTCCCTCGACTTTCTGGCGGACGCGGTCCGGAGAGGGGCATGCGCCGGCTGA
- a CDS encoding bifunctional nuclease family protein — translation MTEVKVQSLGLDRASNTPVVILQEKSGNRVLPIWIGPGEASAIAMELAGMKFSRPLTHDLFASVIVGLGGALQRVVISRVVENTYYAELIIQRGAELFSVDARPSDSIAIALRMQAAIFTSDELLENTAIEITDAEAAEFAEPEEAEGGKAGGSEGLRAEELKNYLRRLNPEDFGRFTP, via the coding sequence ATGACGGAAGTAAAAGTGCAGAGCCTAGGACTGGACCGGGCATCCAACACGCCGGTAGTCATCCTGCAGGAGAAGTCCGGGAATCGGGTGCTGCCTATCTGGATCGGACCGGGAGAGGCGAGCGCCATAGCCATGGAGCTGGCCGGAATGAAATTCTCCCGCCCCCTGACGCATGACCTGTTTGCTTCCGTGATTGTGGGGCTGGGTGGCGCGCTGCAGCGCGTGGTGATCAGCAGGGTGGTGGAAAACACCTATTACGCCGAGCTGATCATCCAGCGCGGAGCGGAGCTCTTCAGCGTGGACGCGCGGCCCTCCGATTCCATTGCCATTGCCCTGCGCATGCAAGCGGCGATCTTCACCAGTGACGAGCTGCTGGAGAACACTGCCATCGAGATCACCGACGCGGAAGCCGCGGAATTCGCCGAGCCCGAAGAGGCGGAAGGCGGCAAGGCAGGCGGTTCAGAGGGGCTGCGCGCCGAGGAGCTGAAGAACTACTTGCGCCGGCTGAATCCCGAGGACTTTGGCCGATTCACCCCCTGA
- the ahcY gene encoding adenosylhomocysteinase encodes MPCHIRDPALARRGRLRTEWAERQMPVLRQIRERFERERPLQGLRLSACLHVTTETAHLAVTLQAGGAEVALCASNPLSTQDDVAAHLVRDHEISVYAIKGEDHDTYYEHIRAALAHRPHITMDDGADLVGSLHMIALQRFDDLAAPVRGWASQLAAAERDELAAGVMGSTEETTTGVIRLRAMAQDDVLLFPVIAVNDSYTKHLFDNRYGTGQSTLDGILRATNMLLAGSVVVVAGYGWCGRGFAMRARGAGANVIVTEVDPVKALEAAMDGFRVMSMERATVEGDLFVTLTGDVHVIREEHFRAMKDGAVVANAGHFNVELALDTLASIADGEPREVRDFVQEYRIAGQRVFVLAQGRLVNLAAAEGHPASVMDMSFANQALAAEYIARHAQELTRQVYRVPESIDRQIAALKLAAMGIEIDRLTPEQERYLASWQLGT; translated from the coding sequence GTGCCTTGCCATATCCGTGACCCCGCCCTGGCCCGGAGGGGGCGCCTCCGCACCGAGTGGGCCGAACGGCAGATGCCCGTGCTGCGCCAGATCCGGGAGCGCTTCGAACGGGAGCGGCCGCTCCAGGGGCTGCGTCTCTCTGCATGCCTTCACGTCACCACGGAGACGGCCCATCTGGCCGTGACCCTCCAGGCCGGCGGCGCGGAGGTGGCGCTGTGCGCCTCCAATCCCTTGTCGACCCAGGACGACGTCGCCGCCCACCTGGTGCGGGATCACGAGATTTCGGTATACGCGATCAAGGGCGAGGACCACGACACCTACTACGAGCATATCCGGGCGGCGCTCGCCCACCGGCCGCACATCACCATGGATGACGGTGCTGACCTGGTGGGCTCCCTGCACATGATCGCGCTCCAGCGCTTTGACGACCTGGCCGCCCCGGTCCGCGGCTGGGCAAGCCAGCTCGCGGCGGCCGAGCGGGACGAGCTCGCCGCCGGCGTGATGGGCTCGACGGAGGAAACCACGACGGGCGTCATCCGGCTGAGGGCAATGGCTCAGGACGATGTGCTGCTCTTCCCGGTGATCGCTGTCAACGATTCCTATACCAAGCACCTCTTCGACAACCGCTACGGCACGGGTCAGAGCACTCTGGACGGGATCCTCCGCGCAACCAACATGCTGCTCGCCGGATCCGTGGTCGTGGTGGCCGGGTACGGATGGTGCGGTCGCGGGTTCGCCATGCGGGCGCGCGGCGCCGGCGCCAATGTGATCGTCACGGAAGTCGACCCGGTCAAGGCGCTGGAAGCGGCGATGGACGGGTTCCGCGTCATGTCCATGGAGCGGGCCACCGTGGAGGGGGATCTGTTCGTGACCCTCACGGGCGATGTCCATGTGATCCGGGAGGAGCATTTCCGCGCCATGAAGGATGGCGCGGTGGTCGCCAATGCGGGCCATTTCAACGTGGAGCTGGCGCTCGACACTCTGGCCAGCATCGCCGACGGCGAGCCCCGGGAGGTGCGCGACTTCGTGCAGGAATACCGCATCGCCGGCCAGCGGGTGTTCGTGCTCGCCCAAGGTCGATTGGTCAATCTGGCGGCGGCGGAGGGGCATCCGGCTTCGGTCATGGACATGAGCTTTGCCAACCAGGCGCTGGCGGCCGAGTATATCGCGCGCCACGCCCAGGAGCTGACCCGACAGGTCTATCGAGTTCCCGAGTCGATTGACCGCCAGATTGCGGCCCTGAAGCTGGCGGCTATGGGCATCGAAATCGACCGCTTGACGCCCGAGCAGGAGCGCTATCTCGCGTCCTGGCAGCTAGGAACCTGA
- a CDS encoding methionine adenosyltransferase, whose amino-acid sequence MSRRLFTSESVTEGHPDKIADQISDAVLDAVLLQDPAGRVACEALVTTGLALIAGEITTTARVDIPGVVRRTISSIGYTNAEYGLDGQSCAVLASLNQQSADIRLGVDPGGAGDQGMMFGYAADETPELMPAPILLAHRLVERLGWLRRSGRLPWLRPDGKAQVTVEYDGDRPSRLHTVVLSAQHAPEMSLAQVRETLLEEAIVPVLPAELFDRPYCALHINPTGRFVTGGPQADTGLTGRKIIVDTYGGSGRHGGGAFSGKDASKVDRSAAYAARWAAKNVVSAELARRCEVQLAYAIGVAEPLAVQVDTFDTGELPDEQIAQGLKEVFDFRPRAIIEALGLSRPIFTATAAYGHFGRTPYTRESDIGMLEFFAWEKTDRVGALRAAVGA is encoded by the coding sequence TTGAGTCGTCGCCTCTTCACGTCCGAGTCGGTCACGGAAGGTCACCCGGACAAGATTGCCGATCAGATCAGCGACGCGGTGCTCGATGCCGTCCTGCTCCAGGATCCGGCCGGCCGAGTAGCCTGCGAAGCCCTGGTCACCACCGGATTGGCGCTGATCGCGGGCGAGATCACAACCACCGCGCGCGTCGATATCCCCGGAGTCGTGCGGCGGACGATTTCCTCGATAGGCTATACCAATGCCGAGTACGGCCTGGACGGCCAGAGCTGCGCGGTGCTGGCCTCCCTCAACCAGCAGTCGGCGGACATCAGACTCGGCGTCGACCCGGGTGGCGCGGGGGACCAGGGAATGATGTTCGGCTACGCCGCCGACGAAACGCCGGAGCTCATGCCGGCGCCGATTCTGCTCGCGCACCGCCTGGTCGAGCGGCTGGGTTGGCTGCGCAGGAGCGGGCGGCTCCCCTGGCTGCGCCCCGACGGAAAGGCGCAGGTGACAGTCGAGTACGATGGGGACCGGCCGTCACGCCTGCATACCGTCGTGTTGAGCGCGCAGCACGCCCCCGAAATGAGCCTTGCACAGGTACGCGAGACGCTGCTCGAGGAGGCCATCGTCCCCGTGCTGCCGGCCGAGCTCTTCGATCGCCCGTACTGCGCCCTGCATATCAACCCCACAGGTCGCTTCGTCACCGGCGGCCCGCAGGCCGACACCGGGCTCACGGGACGCAAGATCATCGTGGACACCTATGGCGGCAGCGGGCGCCATGGTGGTGGCGCGTTCAGCGGCAAGGATGCTTCCAAGGTGGACCGATCAGCCGCTTACGCTGCGCGCTGGGCCGCGAAAAACGTGGTGTCCGCCGAGCTGGCGCGTCGCTGCGAGGTGCAGCTCGCCTACGCGATCGGCGTTGCCGAGCCGCTCGCCGTACAGGTGGATACCTTTGACACGGGGGAGCTGCCTGACGAGCAGATTGCCCAGGGGTTGAAGGAAGTATTCGACTTCCGGCCGCGCGCCATCATCGAAGCGCTCGGCCTCAGCCGGCCGATCTTCACGGCTACCGCAGCCTACGGCCACTTTGGCCGCACGCCGTACACGCGCGAGTCGGACATTGGAATGCTGGAGTTCTTCGCCTGGGAGAAGACCGACCGGGTTGGCGCCCTGCGCGCGGCTGTCGGCGCCTGA